One part of the Bacteroidota bacterium genome encodes these proteins:
- a CDS encoding SUF system NifU family Fe-S cluster assembly protein, with amino-acid sequence MNDELKELYQQVILDHNKNPRNFRKIDPATHTSEGLNPLCGDHVYIYLDVHDGIIKDISFQGNGCAISKSSASIMTAELKGKTLEQAEHLFRQFHDMVTGKLDDPEQIEQLGKPAIFLGVRDFPVRVKCASLSWHTMHAALHQKDTAVTTE; translated from the coding sequence ATGAACGACGAACTAAAAGAACTCTACCAGCAAGTCATACTCGACCACAACAAAAACCCCCGGAACTTCAGGAAAATAGATCCCGCAACACACACATCCGAAGGACTAAACCCCCTCTGCGGAGACCATGTTTACATATACCTCGATGTTCACGACGGCATAATTAAGGATATCTCCTTCCAGGGGAACGGATGCGCAATATCAAAATCATCCGCATCCATAATGACAGCAGAACTCAAAGGCAAAACCCTCGAACAAGCCGAACACCTCTTCCGACAATTTCACGACATGGTTACCGGCAAACTCGACGACCCCGAACAAATAGAACAACTCGGCAAACCCGCCATCTTCCTCGGAGTCAGAGATTTCCCCGTACGCGTAAAATGCGCCAGCCTCTCATGGCACACCATGCACGCAGCACTACACCAAAAAGACACCGCAGTCACAACAGAATAA
- a CDS encoding SDR family oxidoreductase: MKELSRATAVVTGGAMGIGLATVKRLLAEGVTVTIWDLNPASIENAKKELEGKGKVFYHECDVCDKIRVYALAETAFKEMGSVDILVNNAGFVRSGYFHERPDEEWEKTIDVNLTSFIYTTKAFLPAMYENDRGHVVNISSAAGTIGVPGLAMYAATKWAVWGLTESLRFEAQNLGKKGVKFSSIHPSYIRTGMFEGAKIPFPGGLIVPLLKSHDVIARAIVESAIKKGRNAPKRPYTVHLTPRMRLMPDSWFQWTLRFLKVTDSMNTFKGREK, encoded by the coding sequence ATGAAAGAGTTATCGAGAGCTACTGCCGTAGTTACGGGTGGTGCCATGGGTATTGGCCTGGCTACCGTAAAAAGACTTCTTGCCGAAGGTGTAACGGTGACCATCTGGGATCTGAACCCCGCCTCAATAGAGAATGCAAAGAAGGAACTCGAGGGGAAGGGGAAAGTCTTTTACCACGAATGTGATGTTTGTGATAAAATTCGTGTTTATGCTCTGGCTGAAACCGCTTTTAAGGAGATGGGAAGTGTTGATATTCTCGTGAACAATGCGGGTTTTGTAAGAAGCGGCTACTTTCATGAGAGACCCGATGAAGAGTGGGAAAAGACAATAGATGTGAACCTCACAAGTTTTATATACACGACGAAGGCTTTTCTTCCCGCGATGTATGAGAACGACAGGGGACATGTGGTTAATATTTCATCCGCCGCGGGAACAATCGGCGTGCCGGGGCTTGCAATGTATGCAGCCACAAAATGGGCTGTATGGGGACTGACGGAATCACTTCGATTTGAGGCTCAGAACCTTGGAAAGAAGGGAGTCAAATTTTCATCGATCCATCCTTCATATATAAGGACGGGAATGTTTGAGGGGGCAAAAATTCCTTTTCCCGGAGGATTGATTGTACCGTTGTTGAAGAGCCATGATGTAATAGCCAGGGCAATTGTGGAATCGGCAATAAAAAAAGGGAGGAATGCACCCAAGCGACCATATACAGTTCATCTTACGCCGAGAATGAGGCTGATGCCCGACTCATGGTTCCAGTGGACTCTTCGATTCCTCAAAGTCACAGACAGCATGAACACCTTTAAAGGGAGAGAAAAATGA
- a CDS encoding BrxA/BrxB family bacilliredoxin has translation MLNTLRPPLYDEQSVQHMRDELVAVGFQEARTPEAVDSAILNNPGKTVLFLINSVCGCAAGSARPGVSLALQHNTIPDKYYTVFAGQERDAIDRLRSYIKSFPPSSPSAALFKDGQLLWFMPRLDIEGRTAAEISQDLMVAFEKYCSAQGPSIPPDAFDKVMYAKMCGSKIPLYKG, from the coding sequence ATGTTAAATACACTCAGACCACCACTATACGACGAACAATCCGTTCAGCACATGAGAGACGAACTCGTGGCAGTTGGTTTTCAGGAAGCACGCACACCCGAAGCAGTTGATTCCGCTATCCTCAACAACCCCGGGAAAACCGTCCTTTTCCTCATCAACTCAGTATGTGGATGTGCTGCCGGCTCGGCCCGTCCCGGTGTATCCCTTGCCTTGCAGCACAATACAATTCCCGATAAATACTACACCGTCTTTGCCGGTCAGGAACGCGATGCTATAGATCGCCTCAGAAGTTATATCAAATCATTTCCACCCTCTTCACCCTCTGCTGCACTTTTCAAAGACGGGCAGCTTCTCTGGTTTATGCCAAGGCTTGACATTGAAGGCAGAACCGCTGCTGAAATCTCTCAGGATCTCATGGTTGCCTTCGAAAAATACTGTTCTGCCCAAGGTCCTTCCATACCACCTGACGCATTTGACAAAGTAATGTATGCAAAGATGTGCGGCTCCAAAATTCCCCTTTACAAAGGATAA
- a CDS encoding aldehyde dehydrogenase family protein: MSTTVSYNPATGEKIGETPLNTVEELKEAVARAKSAQIKWGSFSFDKRRDCLLKMRDYISANADRFSETIAKDAGKTIFDALSTEVMPSVLAVNYYAKNAKRILKRKRLKPGNILLSNKISYIDRVPYGVIGIISPWNYPFGIPVHEVAMALIAGNGVVLKAASQTQEVAKLIEESVDAAGLPEGLFRLLNIPGNVAGDAFIESGIDKLFFTGSVPVGKKLMKKASEKLLQISLELGGNDAMIVLEDADIYRAAAGALWAGLSNSGQSCAGVERIYVHEKIYTKFVDELKRQGAALRQGPGTSFDVEIGAMTTVNQLKTVESHLENAISKGGTATPLGSVKGDVSKGQFHTPYLVENVSGEMIMMQEETFGPLLGIQKFSTYDEAVALANDSNLGLTASVWTTDRRKGHALASRLEAGTVTINDHLMSHGLAESPWGGFKESGYGRTHGSIGLEAMTQPRCVVDDILPGVKRNMWWYPHGKKVYDGLKGGLELLYGDSIPVRFNGAINLVKTFFRTFTENK, from the coding sequence ATGAGCACTACCGTTTCTTATAATCCTGCAACAGGAGAAAAAATAGGGGAAACACCTCTTAACACGGTTGAGGAACTGAAGGAGGCTGTAGCGAGAGCAAAATCAGCTCAGATAAAGTGGGGTTCATTCTCCTTCGATAAAAGAAGGGATTGTCTCCTTAAAATGAGGGATTATATCTCCGCAAATGCTGACAGATTCTCGGAAACCATAGCAAAGGATGCGGGAAAAACCATCTTTGATGCTCTTTCCACGGAAGTGATGCCATCGGTGCTGGCGGTTAACTATTATGCAAAAAATGCAAAAAGAATTTTAAAACGGAAAAGACTTAAACCGGGAAACATCCTTCTCTCCAACAAAATTTCATATATAGATCGTGTACCCTACGGGGTAATCGGGATTATCAGTCCATGGAACTACCCTTTCGGGATTCCCGTTCATGAAGTGGCGATGGCATTAATAGCAGGGAATGGAGTGGTTCTTAAAGCCGCATCCCAGACACAGGAAGTTGCGAAGCTGATTGAAGAATCGGTTGATGCTGCAGGTTTGCCGGAAGGTTTGTTCAGACTGCTGAATATTCCCGGAAATGTAGCCGGTGATGCATTTATTGAATCGGGGATAGATAAACTTTTCTTCACGGGTTCCGTCCCTGTTGGCAAAAAGCTGATGAAAAAGGCTTCCGAAAAGCTCCTTCAAATCTCCCTTGAGCTTGGCGGAAATGATGCAATGATAGTTCTTGAAGACGCCGATATATACCGCGCTGCTGCGGGTGCACTTTGGGCGGGATTGAGTAACTCCGGACAGTCTTGTGCAGGTGTTGAACGAATCTATGTTCACGAAAAAATTTACACAAAGTTCGTGGATGAACTAAAAAGACAGGGAGCGGCACTTCGGCAGGGACCCGGCACTTCTTTCGATGTTGAAATTGGTGCGATGACAACCGTGAATCAGTTGAAAACAGTTGAATCCCACCTTGAAAATGCAATTTCAAAAGGGGGAACAGCCACACCTCTCGGATCTGTGAAAGGTGATGTCTCAAAAGGTCAGTTCCATACTCCTTATCTGGTTGAAAATGTATCAGGTGAAATGATTATGATGCAGGAGGAGACTTTCGGACCCCTGCTCGGGATACAGAAATTTTCGACATACGATGAGGCAGTTGCACTCGCCAATGATTCAAATCTTGGTCTTACTGCTTCCGTTTGGACAACCGACCGCAGGAAGGGGCATGCACTTGCCTCTCGGTTGGAAGCAGGTACCGTAACCATTAACGACCATCTGATGTCTCACGGACTCGCGGAAAGCCCCTGGGGCGGATTCAAGGAATCGGGTTATGGAAGAACCCACGGATCTATAGGTCTCGAAGCCATGACACAGCCAAGGTGTGTGGTTGATGACATTCTGCCTGGTGTGAAAAGGAACATGTGGTGGTATCCTCACGGGAAAAAGGTTTATGACGGACTAAAAGGAGGATTGGAACTTCTTTATGGAGATTCAATCCCGGTAAGATTTAATGGTGCAATAAACCTTGTTAAAACATTTTTCAGAACATTTACAGAAAACAAATAA
- a CDS encoding iron-sulfur cluster assembly protein, giving the protein MTKETVQQLQDKVIDTLKNIYDPEIPVDIWELGLIYHLKFDLEANLIVEMTLTSPMCPVAESLPSEVETKLRAIPGIKDVKIKLVWDPAWDKDMMSEVAKLELGFL; this is encoded by the coding sequence ATGACAAAAGAAACCGTACAACAACTTCAGGACAAAGTCATAGACACCCTCAAAAACATCTATGACCCCGAAATACCCGTCGACATCTGGGAACTCGGACTCATCTACCACCTCAAATTCGACCTCGAAGCCAACCTCATCGTCGAAATGACGCTCACAAGCCCAATGTGTCCCGTTGCCGAATCACTTCCCTCCGAAGTCGAAACCAAACTCAGAGCAATACCCGGAATAAAAGATGTCAAAATAAAACTCGTATGGGATCCCGCATGGGACAAAGACATGATGAGCGAAGTCGCAAAACTCGAACTCGGATTTTTATAA
- a CDS encoding Rrf2 family transcriptional regulator has product MKFSSQEEYGLRLLLRIAKHTHTEGMTIPELAEAEGLGSANVAKLLRALRLGGYIESLRGQRGGYRLSRHPSSILVADVMNDLGGRLFDHTFCTHHSGIDAACTHEINCSVRSLWSVIQTVVDAVLLQTTLQDLMTNEQSLHKKLSPLAHDSISAFQSVKQLKKDLSQ; this is encoded by the coding sequence ATGAAGTTTAGCTCACAGGAAGAATACGGCTTGCGCTTATTGCTTCGTATTGCAAAGCACACTCACACTGAAGGCATGACCATACCTGAGCTTGCAGAAGCCGAGGGGTTGGGAAGTGCAAATGTGGCAAAGCTTCTCAGGGCACTTCGTCTTGGTGGTTACATTGAATCTCTAAGAGGGCAGCGGGGGGGTTACAGGCTCTCCCGTCATCCCTCATCCATCCTTGTGGCAGATGTCATGAACGATCTCGGTGGCAGGCTTTTCGATCACACCTTTTGCACCCATCACTCAGGCATCGATGCCGCTTGCACACACGAAATCAACTGTTCCGTCCGTTCCCTCTGGTCTGTCATCCAAACCGTGGTCGACGCCGTTCTCCTCCAGACAACCCTCCAGGACCTCATGACTAACGAACAATCCCTCCACAAAAAACTCTCCCCCCTCGCACACGACTCCATCTCCGCTTTCCAATCCGTCAAACAACTCAAAAAAGATCTGTCACAATAA